The DNA window TGATCTCACATCGAAGTTAACGGTTGAACTGTCAGAGAAAGTGTACGGGATGGCGTTTACTGCAACTAAATTTTGAAGTGGGTTTGCAGGGTTATCGTATAATAGTGTACCGTATGTTCCGTTAACCATTGCATAGACTGTTGCTGAACTGCTTGTAATTCCGGATAAGATTGTACTGATTTGGCCAAGGGAATTTGTTACACCACTGGTAATGCTAAGTGATCCTTTGTTTGTGTAAAAGTTCACATTGATTCCAGATAGCGGGTTACCATTTTTATCTGTAACAGTCGCTGTTAGCGTAGTTGTTTTACCGTTTTCAACTCTAATGTTACCGGGTTGAATATCGATGTTAGTTGGATACTGTACTGAAGTTGCAGCACTTATCATTTGAAGTGCCCTAGTTCTGACAGCAGTGCCTCCTCCTGAGGTAATTCCATCTGCACTATTGGTCATGTACTGGTATCTATCAGTATGGCTACTGTCATTTCCAGGGTAGGCTCCGTACTGTACAGATGTGAAATACCAGATTGCACACTGCATAGCTGCTGCTTCAGTATCCGTTGTAGGTGAATAATTTTTAATGATGTAATTCACTTTACCCCAGTCAATTTGGCTGTTTAAATCTCCATTTGTGCCGGGTAATGGTCCGTTTACAAATAAACTGTTTCCTATTGCAATATTTGTGTACAAATCGATACAATATGCTTGATAACTAACTCCATTAATATCTACATTTATAACTCCTGCAAAGTCACTGGTGCTTCCATTTTTAATTTTTACATTTGTTCCAGTACCTGTGGATGTTAATCTTGCAGAATTGGGTCTTAATTGAAAATTTGATGAACCATAATAAAGTTTATCGGTGTTGTTTAAGGTTACAGGAACTGTATTGGTTGTAGAATTGCACCCAAGAAAGCTGCAAGTTACCAAGAAACTTGTATCAGTACTGTAAAAATTGATGTAATAGTTACCATTTTGATCTGTTGTTGTTGTTCCGAGAACTCTACCTGATGTGGAGTTCACGGTGATTGTTGCACCTTTTAGAGCGTAATATGTCCCAGTTCCATATCTGTTAATAGTAACAGTTCCAGTTATAATTGGATCTCCCTTGGAACTAGTTTTTTTAGCATTTGCTGATGTTAATTTCAATGTCTGAACTTGCGAATTATTGCTGTGACTGATTGTAGTGTTGTTGTGAACTGTCGCTGCAGAAGCTGTTCCACATATTGCAATAACAAATGCAACTGTTAATAAAAAAAGAATTATTTTATTAGTTTTATTTATATCACATACCCCCTTCATTTGTTCCATAAACATGTTTAATCTTAAATAAAATCATATGAAATTCACAATCACATAATTCTTATATATATTATCAATTTTTGTGACAAAATATATACTTTTCTAATGATTTTTTATATGTATGTGACAAAATTCACAAATTAATTAGTAGTGATAAAAAAAACAAGAAAGTTTTAATATGAATTAGCTTAAACTAAAACTTATTAGAAGTATCGATATTTAAAAAAACATAATAAAATAATAATGAGGAGTTACATTATGAATAAAATTTATGATATTTCATCTTTGGTCGTTGCAGATGATGTGGTGTCTTGTAATCTTGATGATGAAGTAGCGATATTAAATACTCAAAGTGGAATTTATTATGGTCTAGATCCTATTGGGGCAAAAATTTGGAATTCACTACAAAAACCATGTTCAATATCTGATTTGATTGAATTGATACTAGAAGAATATGATGTGGAAGAAGAAAGATTTAAAACGGATTTATTAGATCTGGTAAATGATCTAAAGGAAAAAGGGCTGGTAAAAGTTAATGTATCA is part of the Methanobacterium lacus genome and encodes:
- a CDS encoding PqqD family protein; this encodes MNKIYDISSLVVADDVVSCNLDDEVAILNTQSGIYYGLDPIGAKIWNSLQKPCSISDLIELILEEYDVEEERFKTDLLDLVNDLKEKGLVKVNVSN